A window from Prinia subflava isolate CZ2003 ecotype Zambia chromosome Z, Cam_Psub_1.2, whole genome shotgun sequence encodes these proteins:
- the ENHO gene encoding adropin, whose amino-acid sequence MAAALSTGAIVAISFNCVIAVLILILFLILCKACRTPSCPKKTPASDVDESRNEEKYLLQP is encoded by the coding sequence ATGGCGGCTGCTCTCTCCACCGGAGCGATCGTGGCAATTTCCTTTAATTGTGTCATCGCAGtgctcatcctcatcctcttcctcatcctctgCAAAGCCTGCAGGACCCCCTCATGTCCCAAGAAGACCCCGGCTTCTGATGTGGATGAGTCAAGGAATGAAGAGAAGtacctgctgcagccctga
- the DCTN3 gene encoding dynactin subunit 3, translating into MAAGAAELRRLQWRLEELEQRVGLGGGGCGPRKVADELVKVQVALSNIAGKRERIKILFKKIEDVIKYLDPQYIDRMAVPDAMKLHFILAEEQAIPARAALLEQVKTLQPILDSTSIQAVPDHAAKLQRLSQIHIQQQEKRHDLTDSVKTLLEDYNKMTLLLSKQFVQWNEILTRLEIAKQAKPVAE; encoded by the exons ATGGCGGCGGGCGCTGCGGAGCTGCGGCGGCTGCAGTGGCgactggaggagctggagcagcgcgTCGGCCTcggcggcgggggctgcgggccACGAAAG gTGGCGGACGAGCTGGTGAAGGTGCAGGTGGCGCTGAGCAATATCGCTGGCAAGAGGGAGAGGATCAAAATCCTGTTTAAGAAAA TTGAAGATGTAATAAAATACCTTGACCCCCAGTACATTGACAGGATGGCTGTTCCAGATGCTATGAAGCTGCATTTCATCTTGGCAG AGGAACAGGCTATCCCTGCCCGTGCAGCCCTTCTGGAGCAGGTGAAGACCCTCCAGCCCATCCTGGACAGCACCAGTATCCAAG CGGTTCCTGACCATGCAGCCAAACTGCAGCGGCTGTCACAGATCCACATACAGCAGCAG GAGAAGCGTCACGATCTCACTGACAGTGTCAAGACACTCCTTGAGGATTACAACAAAATG ACGCTGCTTCTCTCCAAGCAGTTCGTGCAATGGAATGAAATCCTGACCCGTCTGGAAATAGCCAAGCAAGCAAAACCTGTGGCAGAgtga
- the RPP25L gene encoding ribonuclease P protein subunit p25-like protein — MENYKKTKIVEKPCPLPFTDLPADIIEMKVKDGSKIRNLMGYAMSKMEQESVRQILFTGAGKAVSKTITCVEIMKRRLKELHQITKVLFKQIEEIWEPIVPEAGLDALTVKRNIPAICVLLSKDALDPQEPGYQAPGSFDAFWTETLKAEPQGQMKRKQGGGRGAGSTGKHPRSTGGVPGGP; from the coding sequence ATGGAGAACTATAAGAAGACCAAAATTGTGGAGAAGCCTTGTCCTCTTCCTTTCACTGACCTGCCTGCTGATATTATTGAAATGAAGGTGAAGGATGGGAGCAAAATTAGGAATCTGATGGGCTATGCCATGAGCAAGATGGAGCAGGAGTCGGTGAGGCAGATCCTTTTCACTGGCGCAGGCAAGGCTGTCAGCAAGACCATCACCTGTGTGGAAATAATGAAACGAAGGCTCAAGGAGCTGCACCAGATCACCAAAGTGCTCTTCAAGCAGATCGAAGAAATCTGGGAGCCCATTGTGCCTGAGGCAGGCCTTGATGCCTTGACAGTGAAGAGAAACATTCCTGCCATATGTGTCCTGCTGAGCAAAGATGCCCTGGATCCTCAGGAGCCGGGGTACCAGGCCCCAGGATCTTTCGATGCCTTCTGGACTGAGACACTGAAAGCAGAACCGCAGGGCCAGATGAAGAGGAAGCAGGGTGGAGGCCggggagctggcagcacagggaagcaCCCTCGCTCCACCGGGGGAGTGCCGGGGGGGCCCTGA